In one Paraburkholderia megapolitana genomic region, the following are encoded:
- the ald gene encoding alanine dehydrogenase, producing MHIGVPKEIKNHEYRVGLTPPSVREIVAHGHSVDVETGAGAGIGATDDAYRAAGARVVPNAEAVFAAADMIVKVKEPQAPERALLRRGQILFTYLHLAPDPEQCADLIKSNAVCIAYETVTQRGGGLPLLAPMSEVAGRMSIQAGAFCLERAHGGKGVLLGGVAGVPSAKIVILGAGVVGTNAAQMAVGTGAQVVVIDRNVDALRRMDRLLGARVITVYSNQDNIEQHVLDADLVIGGVLVPGAAAPKLVTRKMVDAMSPGSVIVDVAIDQGGCCETAKPTTHADPTYKVGEVVHYCVANMPGGVPRTSTYALNNATLPFVLHIADQGWRKALTDDEHLRRGLNVAFGKVTCPEVAEALGYTCEDAAAVVAG from the coding sequence ATGCATATAGGCGTTCCGAAGGAGATCAAGAATCACGAGTATCGCGTTGGTCTGACGCCACCTTCCGTGCGCGAGATCGTCGCGCATGGACACAGCGTGGACGTCGAGACAGGCGCGGGCGCGGGCATCGGTGCAACCGACGACGCGTACCGGGCCGCGGGCGCACGAGTAGTACCGAACGCTGAAGCGGTGTTTGCCGCTGCCGACATGATCGTCAAGGTGAAAGAACCGCAAGCGCCCGAGCGCGCGCTGCTACGTCGCGGACAGATTCTCTTCACCTATCTGCACCTCGCGCCTGACCCCGAACAGTGCGCCGATCTCATCAAAAGCAACGCGGTCTGTATTGCGTACGAAACCGTCACGCAACGCGGCGGCGGATTGCCTCTGCTCGCGCCGATGTCCGAGGTCGCAGGGCGTATGTCGATTCAGGCGGGTGCGTTCTGTCTGGAACGCGCGCACGGCGGCAAGGGTGTCTTGCTCGGCGGCGTGGCGGGCGTGCCCTCCGCGAAGATCGTGATTCTCGGTGCCGGCGTGGTGGGGACCAATGCCGCGCAGATGGCGGTGGGCACGGGTGCGCAGGTCGTCGTGATCGACCGCAATGTCGATGCACTGAGACGCATGGACCGGCTGCTCGGCGCACGCGTGATCACGGTGTATTCGAATCAGGACAACATCGAGCAACATGTGCTCGATGCCGACCTGGTGATCGGCGGTGTGCTCGTACCCGGCGCGGCTGCGCCCAAACTCGTTACGCGCAAGATGGTCGATGCAATGAGCCCGGGCTCCGTAATCGTCGATGTCGCAATCGACCAGGGCGGATGCTGCGAAACGGCGAAGCCTACGACTCACGCGGATCCCACATATAAAGTCGGCGAGGTCGTGCACTACTGTGTCGCGAACATGCCGGGCGGTGTGCCACGCACGTCCACCTATGCGCTGAATAACGCAACGTTACCGTTTGTGCTGCACATTGCCGACCAGGGCTGGCGCAAGGCGCTCACCGACGACGAACATCTGCGTCGTGGCCTGAACGTCGCGTTCGGCAAGGTGACGTGTCCCGAGGTTGCCGAAGCATTGGGCTACACCTGCGAGGACGCCGCGGCGGTCGTCGCTGGATAG
- a CDS encoding arabinose ABC transporter substrate-binding protein → MNPKLRRLTLSALTALTAVSLAIPFGASLSVQADEPLKIGFLVKMPEQAWFINEQKAATALGKQDGFSVINIGTPDGEKVLAAIDNLAAQGAKGFVICAPDVRLGPAIRARAKTYNMKFVTVDDQLVDSSGKPLADVPHLGMSASKIGNQVGQAIADEMKQRGWKPEEVGALRITDYELPTAKARTDGATQSLLASGFKKENIFDAPQKTTDDEGGFNAASPVLAQHPNIKRWVIYALNEETVLGAVRVTEQLHIPSADVIGVGINGAGEAFAEFQKKEPTGFYGTIAVSSTNHGKESTQNLVDWIKNGKQPPADTQTTGKLMVRGNWQDVRKELGI, encoded by the coding sequence ATGAACCCGAAGCTGCGCCGCTTGACCCTGTCGGCTCTGACCGCCCTGACTGCTGTTTCACTCGCGATTCCGTTCGGCGCCTCGTTGTCCGTGCAGGCGGACGAACCGCTCAAGATCGGCTTTCTCGTGAAGATGCCGGAGCAGGCCTGGTTCATCAACGAGCAGAAGGCCGCCACGGCACTCGGCAAGCAGGACGGCTTCTCGGTCATCAACATCGGCACGCCCGATGGAGAGAAGGTACTGGCCGCGATCGACAACCTCGCGGCGCAGGGTGCTAAAGGCTTCGTCATCTGCGCGCCCGATGTCCGTCTCGGACCTGCAATTCGCGCGCGTGCGAAGACCTACAACATGAAGTTCGTCACGGTCGACGATCAACTGGTCGATTCATCGGGCAAACCGCTCGCCGACGTGCCGCACCTCGGTATGTCGGCATCCAAGATCGGCAATCAGGTTGGCCAGGCGATCGCCGACGAGATGAAGCAACGCGGCTGGAAGCCCGAGGAAGTCGGCGCGTTGCGCATTACCGACTACGAACTCCCGACCGCGAAGGCACGCACCGACGGCGCGACGCAAAGCCTGCTCGCGAGCGGCTTCAAGAAAGAGAACATCTTCGATGCGCCGCAAAAAACAACCGACGACGAGGGTGGTTTCAACGCGGCATCGCCGGTGCTCGCGCAGCATCCGAACATCAAGCGCTGGGTGATCTACGCACTGAACGAAGAGACCGTGCTGGGCGCCGTCCGCGTAACCGAGCAGTTGCATATTCCGTCCGCCGACGTGATCGGTGTCGGCATCAACGGTGCGGGCGAAGCGTTCGCCGAGTTCCAGAAGAAAGAGCCGACGGGCTTCTACGGCACGATCGCGGTCAGCTCGACGAACCACGGGAAGGAGAGCACGCAGAACCTCGTCGACTGGATCAAGAACGGTAAGCAGCCGCCGGCCGACACGCAGACCACGGGCAAGCTCATGGTTCGCGGCAATTGGCAGGACGTGCGCAAGGAACTGGGTATTTGA
- a CDS encoding dihydrodipicolinate synthase family protein has product MTAHHSPRYQGIFPVVPTTFTESGALDLASQKRAVDFMIDAGSDGLCILANFSEQFALSDDERDLLTRTILEHVAGRVPVIVTTTHYSSRTCAERSRLAQEMGASMLMLMPPYHGATFRVPEAQIYEFYARVSDAVAIPLMVQDAPASGTVLSAAFLARMAREIEHVAYFKIETPGAATKLRELIRLGGEAVEGPWDGEEAITLLADLAAGATGSMTGGGYPDGIRPIIDAYRSGNRDLAFERYQQWLPLINHENRQAGLLAAKALMQEGGVIACDLPRHPLPVLHPETRRELIDIARRLDPLVLRWAA; this is encoded by the coding sequence ATGACCGCACACCATTCCCCGCGCTATCAGGGCATTTTTCCGGTCGTGCCGACGACCTTCACCGAGTCCGGTGCGCTCGATCTGGCCAGCCAGAAGCGCGCGGTCGATTTCATGATCGACGCGGGCTCGGACGGTTTGTGCATCCTCGCAAATTTCTCCGAGCAGTTCGCGCTATCCGACGACGAGCGCGACCTCCTCACACGTACGATCCTCGAACACGTGGCGGGCCGCGTACCGGTGATAGTCACGACGACGCACTACAGCAGCCGTACCTGTGCGGAACGCAGCCGCCTCGCGCAGGAGATGGGTGCATCGATGTTGATGTTGATGCCACCGTATCACGGCGCAACGTTCCGTGTACCGGAGGCACAGATCTACGAGTTCTATGCGCGCGTATCGGACGCCGTCGCTATTCCGCTCATGGTGCAGGACGCGCCCGCGAGCGGCACCGTTCTGTCGGCCGCGTTCCTCGCGCGGATGGCGCGCGAGATCGAACACGTCGCGTACTTCAAGATCGAGACGCCCGGCGCGGCGACGAAGCTGCGCGAGTTGATCCGGCTAGGCGGCGAGGCGGTCGAAGGACCGTGGGACGGCGAGGAAGCGATCACACTGCTGGCCGATCTGGCGGCGGGCGCGACCGGTTCGATGACCGGCGGCGGCTATCCCGACGGTATCCGTCCGATCATCGATGCGTATCGCAGCGGCAACCGCGATCTCGCGTTCGAGCGCTATCAGCAGTGGCTACCGTTGATCAATCACGAGAACCGCCAGGCCGGACTGCTCGCCGCGAAAGCACTGATGCAGGAGGGTGGCGTGATCGCGTGCGACCTGCCGCGGCATCCGCTGCCGGTGCTTCATCCGGAGACGCGCCGCGAACTGATCGATATCGCGCGGCGTCTCGATCCGCTCGTACTCCGATGGGCTGCCTGA
- a CDS encoding IlvD/Edd family dehydratase: MPESKPKLRSTQWFGTADKNGFMYRSWMKNQGIPDHEFDGRPIVGICNTWSELTPCNAHFRKLAEHVKRGIYEAGGFPVEFPVFSSGESNLRPTAMLTRNLASMDVEEAIRGNPVDAVVLLAGCDKTTPALLMGAASCDVPAIVVSGGPMLNGKLDGKDIGSGTAVWQLHESLKAGEIDLHHFLSAEAGMSRSAGTCNTMGTASTMACMAEALGTTLPHNAAIPAVDARRYVLAHMSGLRIVQMAKDGLTLSKVLTRAAFENAIRTNAAIGGSTNAVIHLKAIAGRIGVPLELEDWTHLGRDTPTIVDLMPSGRYLMEEFYYAGGLPAVLRRLGEAKLLPHPDALTVNGQTLWDNVKDAPSFNDEVIRPLDRPLIADGGIRVLRGNLAPRGAVLKPSAATPALLKHRGRAVVFENLEHYKERIVDETLDVDANSVLVMKNCGPKGYPGMAEVGNMGLPPKLLRQGVKDMVRISDARMSGTAYGTVVLHVAPEAAAGGPLAAVRDGDWIELDCEKGLLHLDVDSDEVDRRMKSLAPSAPQSLGGYQKLYVDHVLQADEGCDLDFLVGMRGAAVPRHSH; the protein is encoded by the coding sequence ATGCCGGAATCGAAACCCAAACTGCGGTCCACCCAATGGTTCGGAACCGCGGACAAAAACGGCTTCATGTATCGAAGCTGGATGAAAAACCAGGGCATTCCCGATCATGAATTCGATGGCCGCCCGATCGTCGGAATCTGCAATACGTGGTCGGAGTTGACGCCGTGTAACGCGCATTTCCGCAAGCTTGCCGAGCACGTCAAACGCGGTATTTACGAAGCGGGAGGCTTCCCCGTGGAGTTCCCCGTTTTCTCTAGTGGCGAATCGAACCTGCGGCCGACCGCGATGCTTACGCGCAATCTCGCATCGATGGACGTGGAGGAAGCAATACGCGGCAATCCAGTCGATGCCGTGGTGCTGCTCGCCGGTTGCGACAAGACCACACCTGCACTGCTGATGGGCGCGGCGAGCTGCGATGTACCGGCGATCGTCGTGAGCGGCGGTCCGATGCTGAACGGCAAGCTCGACGGCAAGGACATCGGTTCGGGCACGGCAGTGTGGCAACTGCATGAGTCGCTGAAGGCCGGCGAGATCGATCTACATCACTTTCTGTCGGCCGAGGCCGGCATGTCGCGTTCGGCCGGCACCTGCAACACGATGGGCACCGCATCGACGATGGCCTGCATGGCGGAAGCGCTCGGCACGACGTTGCCGCACAACGCTGCGATTCCCGCCGTGGATGCACGACGCTATGTGCTCGCGCACATGTCGGGGCTGCGCATCGTGCAGATGGCGAAGGACGGGCTCACGTTGTCGAAGGTGCTGACGCGCGCCGCGTTCGAGAATGCGATCCGCACGAACGCGGCCATCGGCGGTTCGACGAATGCGGTGATTCATCTGAAGGCGATTGCCGGTCGCATCGGTGTGCCGCTCGAACTCGAGGACTGGACTCACCTCGGCCGCGATACGCCGACCATCGTCGACCTGATGCCGTCCGGCCGTTACCTGATGGAAGAGTTCTATTACGCGGGCGGCCTGCCTGCTGTGTTGCGCCGGCTCGGCGAGGCGAAGCTGCTGCCGCATCCGGATGCGCTCACGGTGAACGGCCAGACGCTATGGGACAACGTGAAGGATGCCCCCAGCTTCAACGACGAAGTGATCCGTCCGCTAGACCGGCCGCTGATCGCCGACGGTGGCATCCGCGTGCTGCGCGGCAATCTTGCGCCGCGTGGCGCGGTGCTGAAGCCATCGGCGGCGACGCCCGCGTTGCTCAAGCATCGCGGTCGCGCGGTGGTGTTCGAGAACCTGGAGCACTACAAGGAGCGCATCGTCGACGAAACGCTCGACGTCGACGCGAATTCGGTACTCGTGATGAAGAACTGCGGCCCGAAGGGTTATCCGGGCATGGCCGAGGTCGGCAACATGGGGCTGCCGCCGAAGCTGTTGCGCCAGGGCGTGAAGGACATGGTGCGCATCTCCGACGCGCGCATGAGCGGAACCGCGTACGGCACCGTCGTGCTGCATGTCGCCCCCGAAGCCGCGGCGGGTGGACCGCTTGCCGCGGTGCGCGACGGCGACTGGATCGAACTCGACTGTGAGAAGGGATTGCTGCATCTCGATGTCGATAGCGACGAGGTGGACCGCCGCATGAAATCGCTCGCGCCTTCCGCACCGCAGAGCCTGGGCGGCTACCAGAAGCTCTACGTCGACCACGTGCTGCAGGCCGATGAAGGCTGCGATCTCGACTTCCTCGTAGGCATGCGCGGCGCCGCCGTGCCGCGCCACTCGCATTGA
- a CDS encoding LysR family transcriptional regulator produces MSTPPPWYIRTRLKPRQLLLLVEIAELGNVHRAADALNMTQPAASKLLRELEETLGVELFERLPRDMRPTVYGEVMIRHARAVLNSLDQAHEEVLAVRTGDLGHVAVGAITSPATRVLPSAVAQLKRKHPGLRIALEVENSNVMLERLAQDKLDLVVGRLSAEHDKLALHYEPLASEPVCAVARPDHPLVSARGLTLRDVEPATWIVPPAGTVLRHRFELMFQRDSLVPPTNIVETSALLVLTRLLAESDMLAVLATDVAQYYASYNMVAILPLELPCHMDDFGIITRTDRPLSPAGLLMAEALRTAGSLLYAQGPRR; encoded by the coding sequence ATGAGCACCCCGCCACCGTGGTACATCCGCACGAGACTCAAGCCTCGTCAGTTGCTGCTGCTTGTCGAGATCGCGGAACTTGGCAACGTTCATCGCGCCGCCGACGCGCTCAACATGACGCAGCCCGCCGCCTCAAAACTGCTGCGCGAACTCGAAGAAACGCTGGGGGTGGAATTGTTCGAACGGCTGCCGCGCGACATGCGGCCGACCGTCTATGGCGAGGTGATGATTCGACACGCGCGAGCGGTGTTGAACAGCCTCGACCAGGCTCACGAGGAAGTGCTGGCGGTGCGCACCGGCGACCTCGGCCACGTTGCAGTGGGGGCGATCACATCGCCGGCGACGCGCGTGCTGCCGTCCGCCGTCGCGCAGTTAAAGCGCAAGCATCCTGGCCTGCGAATCGCGCTGGAAGTCGAAAACAGCAACGTGATGCTCGAGCGGCTCGCGCAGGACAAGCTCGATCTGGTGGTGGGCCGGTTATCCGCGGAACACGACAAGCTGGCACTGCACTACGAGCCGCTCGCAAGCGAGCCGGTTTGTGCGGTGGCGCGGCCGGATCATCCGCTTGTTAGTGCGCGCGGTTTGACGTTGCGGGATGTCGAGCCGGCCACGTGGATCGTGCCGCCCGCCGGCACGGTGTTGCGCCACCGGTTTGAGCTTATGTTCCAGCGGGACAGCCTCGTGCCGCCGACCAACATCGTGGAGACGAGCGCATTGCTGGTTCTCACGCGGTTGCTCGCGGAAAGCGACATGCTCGCGGTACTGGCCACCGACGTCGCGCAGTACTACGCCTCATACAACATGGTGGCGATCCTGCCGCTCGAGTTGCCATGCCACATGGACGACTTCGGCATCATCACGCGCACGGACCGGCCGCTGTCGCCGGCAGGTCTGCTGATGGCTGAGGCGCTGCGCACAGCAGGGAGTCTGCTGTATGCGCAGGGTCCGCGACGGTGA